From Gammaproteobacteria bacterium, the proteins below share one genomic window:
- a CDS encoding YkgJ family cysteine cluster protein: protein MMGVECQVARKNTQAAKNPMEPTQTIGGIEVKLEDKCGLCTAKCCTYITHQIDTPRSLEEFDYLIWQVSHRDVKLFKDDDGWFLSVISRCNHILPDGRCAIYHQRPQICRDHSNECCEFDGPAEDDYELFFDGFEALDTYCRKRFKQWDRRFKKWGYAEPAAEKI from the coding sequence ATGATGGGAGTAGAATGTCAGGTGGCAAGAAAAAACACACAAGCGGCGAAAAACCCAATGGAACCAACGCAAACCATTGGTGGTATTGAAGTGAAACTGGAGGATAAATGCGGCCTCTGCACAGCAAAGTGTTGTACCTACATTACCCACCAAATCGATACGCCACGGTCTTTGGAAGAATTTGATTATTTAATCTGGCAGGTGTCTCACCGCGATGTGAAGTTGTTTAAGGATGATGACGGTTGGTTTTTATCTGTGATCAGTCGTTGCAATCATATTCTACCTGATGGCCGTTGTGCTATTTATCACCAGCGGCCGCAAATTTGTCGTGACCACTCTAATGAGTGTTGTGAGTTTGACGGACCGGCCGAAGACGATTATGAGCTGTTTTTTGATGGTTTTGAAGCCCTGGATACCTATTGCCGTAAACGCTTTAAACAATGGGATCGGCGCTTTAAAAAATGGGGTTATGCTGAACCGGCAGCGGAAAAAATATAG
- the ppx gene encoding exopolyphosphatase: protein MSDDNNIYAAIDLGSNSFHMIVARYQDGQLHIVDRLREMVRLSAGMDDSRNITVEAQQRALNCLSKFGQRIKDLNQDSVRIVGTNTLRSARNAKDFIAQAEQVLGTSIDIISGMEEARLIYLGVAHNTGENEKQRLVIDIGGGSTELIIGKGAEAITMESLYMGCVSFTQRFFQNGLINTEAQKHAKIAARVELIPIMNKYRQMGWDVAIGTSGTVRAVHSVAMAEGWVKEGITQQALKKIQQHLLQAGHSDNIKLKGLSDERKPVFAGGVAVLCGIFQALELKKIQVSDGALREGLLHHMVGSQHEDVRMQSINHLARRFLVDPAQAERVQETALVCLHQLSPAWNLPYAANKNWLRWAAQLHELGLGVAHSHYHKHGAYIVENADVAGFTQQEQGLLALLVRCHRRKINHPDFKTLPKNWAGRLQKLAIILRLSVLLHRSRSEEPLPLFEITADESRLQLKFPAGWLKQHQLTKADLGQEAQYLRTVNIALSVK from the coding sequence ATGAGTGATGACAACAACATTTATGCGGCCATTGATCTGGGCTCTAACAGTTTTCACATGATCGTTGCCCGTTACCAGGACGGGCAACTGCACATCGTGGATCGTCTTAGGGAAATGGTCAGATTGTCGGCAGGCATGGACGACAGCAGGAACATTACAGTCGAAGCCCAACAGCGGGCACTGAATTGTCTGTCTAAATTCGGACAAAGAATCAAAGACCTGAACCAGGATAGCGTACGCATAGTTGGAACCAACACACTGCGCAGTGCCCGCAATGCGAAAGACTTTATTGCACAGGCAGAACAGGTATTAGGGACATCCATCGATATAATCTCCGGCATGGAAGAGGCTCGTCTGATTTATTTGGGTGTGGCACACAATACCGGAGAAAACGAAAAACAGCGCCTGGTTATCGATATTGGAGGTGGCAGCACCGAGTTAATCATTGGTAAAGGCGCTGAAGCCATCACCATGGAAAGCCTGTATATGGGCTGCGTCAGTTTCACCCAGCGGTTTTTCCAGAATGGGTTAATCAACACCGAGGCACAAAAACATGCCAAAATCGCTGCCCGGGTGGAACTGATTCCAATCATGAACAAATATCGTCAAATGGGTTGGGATGTGGCCATCGGTACATCGGGAACAGTGCGAGCAGTCCATAGTGTTGCCATGGCAGAAGGTTGGGTTAAAGAGGGTATTACGCAACAGGCCTTAAAAAAAATTCAACAACACCTGCTTCAAGCCGGACACAGTGATAATATCAAGTTAAAAGGATTGAGCGATGAACGCAAACCCGTTTTCGCCGGAGGCGTCGCTGTATTGTGCGGTATTTTTCAAGCTTTGGAATTGAAAAAAATCCAAGTTTCCGACGGTGCCCTACGTGAGGGCTTGTTGCATCATATGGTAGGCAGTCAGCATGAGGATGTACGCATGCAAAGCATAAATCATCTGGCACGGCGATTTTTGGTGGATCCGGCACAGGCAGAAAGGGTACAGGAAACCGCTCTGGTGTGCCTGCACCAATTGAGTCCGGCCTGGAACCTACCCTATGCTGCCAATAAAAACTGGCTACGATGGGCGGCACAACTGCATGAACTGGGATTGGGAGTAGCTCACAGTCATTATCACAAACACGGCGCCTATATTGTGGAAAATGCCGATGTAGCCGGATTCACTCAGCAGGAACAAGGTTTGTTGGCACTGCTGGTGAGATGTCACCGCCGTAAAATAAACCACCCGGACTTTAAAACGTTACCCAAAAACTGGGCTGGACGTTTGCAAAAACTGGCCATCATACTGCGCCTCAGTGTCTTGCTGCACCGTAGTCGAAGCGAAGAACCATTGCCGCTATTTGAAATTACTGCTGACGAGTCGCGCTTGCAGTTAAAATTCCCCGCCGGCTGGTTAAAACAACACCAACTCACCAAGGCCGATTTGGGACAAGAAGCGCAATACCTGCGCACTGTGAATATCGCTTTAAGCGTCAAGTAA
- the leuD gene encoding 3-isopropylmalate dehydratase small subunit yields the protein MEKFTSLTALVAPLDRANVDTDAIIPKQFLKSIKRSGFGPNLFDDWRYLDSGEPGMDNTGRPLNPDFVLNQSRYQGAQILLTRENFGCGSSREHAPWALLDYGFRVIIAPSFADIFYNNCFKNGILPLVLAPDIVGRLFQQVAKMGYRLTVDLPQQSVTTPAGESFAFEVDPFRKHCLLNGLDDIALTLEHVEQIRAYEQRRSAEAPWLFRDGSGQQ from the coding sequence GTGGAAAAATTTACATCATTAACGGCGTTGGTGGCGCCTTTGGATCGGGCTAATGTGGATACCGATGCCATAATTCCCAAGCAGTTTTTAAAATCCATTAAACGCAGCGGTTTTGGTCCGAATTTGTTTGATGACTGGCGTTATCTGGATAGCGGCGAGCCGGGCATGGATAATACCGGACGTCCCTTGAATCCGGATTTTGTGTTGAATCAGTCACGCTACCAGGGTGCTCAGATCTTATTGACTAGAGAGAATTTTGGATGCGGTTCCTCTCGAGAGCACGCTCCTTGGGCCTTGCTGGATTATGGGTTTCGAGTCATCATTGCGCCCAGTTTTGCGGATATTTTTTACAATAACTGTTTTAAGAACGGTATATTGCCCTTGGTGTTGGCGCCGGACATAGTGGGGCGTCTGTTTCAACAAGTGGCGAAGATGGGTTACCGTTTGACAGTGGATTTGCCGCAGCAAAGCGTGACGACTCCCGCAGGTGAAAGTTTTGCTTTTGAAGTGGATCCGTTTCGAAAACACTGCCTCTTAAACGGTCTGGATGATATCGCCCTTACCTTGGAGCACGTAGAGCAAATTCGCGCTTATGAGCAGCGTCGTTCCGCAGAGGCTCCCTGGTTGTTTCGCGATGGGTCGGGGCAGCAATAA
- a CDS encoding LysR family transcriptional regulator yields the protein MDYNDLQTFLRVANSGSFSEAAQSLFLTQPAVSKRIAALEQQLQTRLFDRLGRQLLLTEAGQLLLHRAENIVRDIQDCRREISNLSGQVGGPLKFATSHHIGLHRLPPVLRYFNSHYPQVKLNLNFMDSEQACRHVENANMELAIITLPIQIPAKLHAQILWNDELQLVVGKSHPLAQSVPGGYSLEQISAYPGILPLAGTTTRALIEAVFVSSQLPLTTHMDTNFLETIKMLVSVGLGWSVLPRTLLDQDLITPDTPELILKRPLGVVWQQDRTLSNAANAMLQFLSQAA from the coding sequence ATGGATTACAATGATTTGCAAACATTTTTACGAGTCGCTAACTCCGGCTCTTTTTCCGAAGCGGCGCAAAGTTTGTTCCTGACCCAACCGGCAGTGAGTAAACGCATTGCCGCTTTGGAACAACAGTTACAAACCCGTTTGTTTGATCGCCTGGGACGGCAACTACTCTTAACTGAAGCAGGACAACTGCTGCTCCATCGAGCCGAGAACATTGTCCGTGACATCCAGGACTGTCGCCGGGAAATTTCCAATCTGTCCGGGCAAGTGGGTGGACCCTTGAAGTTTGCCACCAGCCATCACATCGGTTTGCACCGACTGCCGCCGGTGCTGCGATATTTTAACAGCCACTATCCCCAGGTAAAATTGAATCTGAACTTCATGGACTCAGAACAGGCTTGCCGCCATGTTGAAAATGCCAATATGGAACTGGCCATAATCACGCTGCCGATTCAGATTCCAGCCAAACTCCACGCCCAAATCCTTTGGAACGATGAATTACAACTGGTCGTAGGCAAATCACACCCCTTGGCCCAATCCGTACCCGGTGGCTACAGCCTGGAACAGATCAGCGCGTACCCGGGAATTTTGCCATTGGCCGGCACCACCACACGGGCCTTGATCGAAGCAGTGTTTGTGTCGTCACAGCTCCCGCTCACCACACACATGGATACCAATTTTCTGGAAACTATCAAAATGTTGGTGAGTGTCGGACTGGGTTGGTCTGTGTTACCCCGTACCCTCTTGGACCAGGACTTGATCACACCGGACACGCCTGAACTGATTTTAAAACGACCGTTGGGAGTGGTGTGGCAGCAGGACAGAACCTTGAGCAACGCTGCCAATGCCATGTTGCAATTCTTGTCTCAGGCGGCTTGA
- a CDS encoding LysR family transcriptional regulator has product MHVTLRQLTVLEAVARNLSYTKAADELHLTQPAVSMQIKQIEESVGIPLFEQIGKKIFLTQAGKEMYNYARSIQQLISEAETVIEDIKGIKHGTLTIAVASTANYFAPQILAAFKERYGGINFSLDVTNREGLLQHLENNDTDMVIMGQPPRHMDLESEFFMENPLVAIAPPDHPMVGRRNIPMDDFLQHTFIVREQGSGTRTAIERFFSDRGKEMTTSMSMSSNEAIKQAVQAGLGLGVVSIHTLDMELELKRLAVLEVESFPILRNWYIVHRKGKRLSPAAISLKKFITHNAKNIIH; this is encoded by the coding sequence ATGCACGTGACACTGCGTCAACTAACCGTTTTAGAGGCAGTTGCCAGAAACTTGAGCTATACCAAAGCAGCCGACGAGTTACATCTCACCCAACCGGCGGTTTCCATGCAAATCAAACAGATAGAAGAAAGCGTGGGTATTCCACTGTTTGAGCAAATCGGTAAAAAGATATTTTTAACCCAAGCAGGGAAAGAAATGTATAACTACGCCCGCTCCATTCAACAATTAATAAGTGAAGCGGAGACGGTAATTGAGGACATTAAGGGTATCAAACACGGAACCTTGACCATTGCTGTGGCCAGCACGGCCAATTACTTTGCCCCGCAAATTCTTGCCGCTTTTAAAGAACGCTACGGTGGCATCAATTTCAGCCTGGATGTGACCAATCGGGAAGGCCTGCTGCAACACTTGGAAAATAATGATACGGATATGGTCATCATGGGACAGCCACCACGGCACATGGATTTGGAATCAGAGTTTTTTATGGAAAACCCATTGGTTGCCATTGCCCCGCCCGATCACCCCATGGTGGGTCGGCGTAATATTCCTATGGATGATTTCTTACAGCACACATTTATTGTGCGCGAACAAGGCTCTGGCACTCGCACCGCTATTGAGCGGTTTTTCAGTGATCGGGGTAAAGAAATGACAACATCCATGAGCATGAGCAGCAATGAAGCAATCAAACAGGCGGTACAAGCCGGCCTGGGTTTAGGCGTGGTATCCATTCATACCCTGGATATGGAACTGGAGTTGAAACGCCTTGCAGTTTTAGAAGTTGAGTCTTTCCCCATACTGCGTAATTGGTATATTGTACACCGTAAGGGTAAGCGCTTGTCACCGGCCGCTATTTCCTTAAAGAAATTTATCACTCACAACGCGAAAAACATCATTCACTGA
- a CDS encoding TonB family protein: MSVLLHASMFVPGLFQPRAEKLPALHVQIIAQVQPKPVTQTKPKQKPKQKPKQKTKQKPKQKPKQKTKPKKKPLQQTKQIPIPTPEPLPEPHLEPESQIDKLEPEPEITTAPLPVRHEPAPLHRLTRIPSLDIVEPVYPEMERSLGRELNVEVTFIVTPNGRAEDIQIIRSGGSLFDNAVIAALQETSFTPGYIEDEPVAVSVTRIIEFRLK; the protein is encoded by the coding sequence TTGTCCGTACTGTTGCATGCATCGATGTTTGTGCCGGGTTTATTTCAACCGCGTGCGGAAAAATTACCGGCTTTGCACGTGCAGATCATTGCCCAGGTGCAGCCTAAGCCGGTGACACAGACGAAGCCAAAGCAAAAACCAAAACAAAAACCAAAGCAAAAAACAAAACAAAAACCAAAGCAAAAACCAAAGCAAAAAACAAAGCCCAAAAAGAAACCGCTGCAGCAAACCAAACAAATACCAATACCCACCCCGGAGCCTCTGCCTGAGCCTCACCTAGAGCCGGAGTCTCAGATAGACAAGCTTGAGCCTGAGCCTGAAATTACCACAGCGCCTTTACCGGTACGTCATGAACCCGCGCCGTTACATCGCTTAACCCGTATTCCCAGCTTAGATATTGTTGAGCCCGTATACCCGGAAATGGAACGATCCCTGGGGCGGGAATTGAATGTGGAAGTCACTTTTATTGTCACGCCAAACGGTCGTGCCGAGGATATTCAAATTATCCGCAGCGGAGGTTCTTTGTTTGACAATGCGGTGATTGCAGCATTGCAGGAAACCAGTTTTACACCGGGCTATATCGAAGATGAACCGGTGGCGGTGTCGGTCACACGTATTATTGAATTTCGCTTGAAATAG
- the leuC gene encoding 3-isopropylmalate dehydratase large subunit, with protein MGAKTLYDKLWDDHVVRVQEDGTALLYIDRQLVHEVTSPQAFEGLRLTGRNTWRVNANLAVPDHNVPTTERDKGITDPVSRLQVETLDQNCRDFGITQFGMDDVRQGIVHVIGPEQGATLPGMTVVCGDSHTSTHGALGALAFGIGTSEVEHVLATQCLIQKKSKNMLVQINGSLQPGVTAKDVVLAVIGQIGTAGGTGYAIEFGGAVMQDMSVEGRMTVCNMAIEAGARAGMVAVDEKTMEYVKGRPYAPTVNMWDQAVAAWSQYHSDAEAHFDRVVELDGAAIKPQVTWGTSPEMVVGVDGRVPDPEQESNATRREGMRAALAYMGLDANMPIREIRVDKVFIGSCTNSRIEDLRAAAAVAKGNKVAANIKTAMVVPGSGLVKQQAEAEGLHQIFLDAGFEWREPGCSMCLAMNADRLEPQERCASTSNRNFEGRQGQGGRTHLVSPPMAAAAAIAGHFVDVNEIKQG; from the coding sequence ATGGGCGCAAAAACCCTTTACGACAAATTGTGGGACGATCATGTGGTGCGTGTACAAGAAGATGGTACCGCTTTGCTCTATATCGATCGCCAATTGGTACATGAAGTCACTTCGCCACAGGCGTTTGAAGGACTGCGGCTGACCGGACGCAATACCTGGCGCGTCAATGCCAATCTTGCCGTGCCGGATCACAATGTGCCAACTACAGAACGGGACAAGGGTATTACCGATCCGGTGTCTCGTTTGCAAGTGGAAACTCTGGATCAAAATTGTCGTGATTTCGGTATAACACAGTTTGGTATGGATGACGTACGTCAGGGCATTGTTCATGTGATTGGTCCGGAGCAGGGGGCAACGTTACCGGGGATGACCGTGGTTTGTGGGGACTCCCATACTTCCACCCATGGTGCTTTAGGTGCATTGGCTTTTGGTATTGGCACCTCAGAAGTGGAGCATGTGTTGGCCACTCAGTGCTTGATACAGAAAAAGTCCAAAAATATGCTGGTGCAAATCAACGGGAGTTTACAGCCGGGTGTGACTGCCAAGGATGTGGTCTTGGCCGTTATCGGCCAAATTGGTACGGCCGGTGGTACCGGCTACGCCATCGAGTTTGGTGGGGCCGTGATGCAGGACATGTCGGTGGAAGGGCGCATGACTGTGTGTAATATGGCCATTGAGGCTGGAGCACGCGCAGGTATGGTGGCAGTGGATGAAAAAACCATGGAGTATGTCAAAGGTCGACCTTATGCGCCCACGGTGAATATGTGGGACCAGGCTGTGGCCGCTTGGAGTCAATACCACAGTGATGCGGAGGCGCATTTTGATCGTGTGGTTGAGTTGGATGGAGCTGCCATTAAACCGCAGGTGACCTGGGGTACTTCGCCGGAAATGGTGGTAGGTGTTGATGGTCGAGTTCCCGACCCGGAACAGGAGTCCAACGCCACACGACGAGAGGGGATGCGAGCGGCTTTGGCGTACATGGGTTTGGATGCCAATATGCCCATCCGTGAAATTCGAGTGGATAAAGTGTTTATCGGATCCTGCACCAACTCGCGTATTGAAGATTTGCGTGCGGCGGCGGCCGTGGCCAAGGGTAATAAAGTGGCGGCAAATATTAAAACTGCCATGGTGGTTCCCGGGTCAGGGTTGGTGAAGCAGCAAGCCGAAGCGGAGGGGCTGCATCAGATTTTCTTGGATGCAGGCTTTGAGTGGCGCGAGCCGGGTTGTTCCATGTGTTTGGCGATGAATGCCGATCGTTTGGAGCCACAGGAACGTTGTGCATCTACATCCAATCGAAATTTTGAAGGACGCCAGGGCCAAGGTGGACGTACCCACTTGGTGAGTCCGCCAATGGCCGCAGCTGCAGCGATAGCAGGGCATTTTGTCGATGTCAACGAAATCAAGCAAGGCTGA
- the ppk1 gene encoding polyphosphate kinase 1, protein MNEVSLDHADLNSANLYINRELSFIEFNQRVLEQAKDDSVPVLERLRFLSISSTNLDEFFEVRVAGLLQMAELCSIQAGPDEMLPLEVLSAISTRLHQFVDEQYTVLNDTIFPLLEQHNIRFIRRSDWNSSQEQWLHQVFHEQLLPIITPLGLDPAHPFPRILNKSLNFIISLRGKDAFGRHRSHAIVQAPRALPRVIQLPQGDVECGPHDFVFLSSVIHAFVEELFPGMKIKGCYQFRVTRNSDLFVDEEAVDDLLRAVQGELASRRYGDAVRLEVDDQCPDETVSFLLERFGITARELYLVNGPVNLNRVTAIIDIIDNSALTYPPFTPHLPKPLVGGVDMFTVLDAQDILLHHPYESFAPVVDLLKHAAVDADVLSIKQTLYRSGAESVFVEALVAAARAGKEVTVVVELRARFDEEANIGLANRLQEAGVHVVYGVVGYKTHAKMLHIVRRQGKQLKQYVHLGTGNYHSSTARLYTDYSLLSSNNKLGKDVHSVFLQLTSLGKVPSMQKILQAPFSLHQSLLDLIEQEISFIEQGLPGRIIIKVNSLTEPRLIRALYKASSIGVEVILLVRGLCCLRPGLPGVSDNIQVRSVVGRFLEHTRVYYFENNGDPKVYCASADWMDRNMFQRVEVCFPIDTKQLKERVIGDLNLYLSDNCNTWSLQKDGTYVRVEKDKDAVVRKKKRNGKAKVEEKTGLSAQAELIQAVTQY, encoded by the coding sequence ATGAATGAAGTTAGTCTTGATCATGCGGATTTGAACTCCGCCAATCTTTACATTAATCGCGAACTGAGTTTTATAGAATTTAACCAGCGCGTTCTTGAGCAGGCTAAGGATGATTCCGTGCCGGTATTGGAACGTCTGCGCTTTTTGAGTATTTCCAGTACCAACCTGGATGAGTTCTTCGAGGTCAGGGTGGCGGGTTTGCTGCAAATGGCGGAATTGTGTTCAATTCAGGCCGGACCAGACGAAATGTTACCCCTGGAAGTGTTGAGTGCTATCAGTACTCGTCTACACCAGTTTGTAGATGAACAATACACGGTTTTGAACGACACGATTTTTCCTCTACTTGAACAACACAATATTCGTTTTATTCGTCGTTCTGATTGGAATTCCTCACAGGAACAGTGGTTGCATCAGGTATTTCATGAACAATTGTTACCCATCATAACGCCTCTGGGTTTGGACCCGGCTCATCCATTTCCCCGAATCCTCAATAAAAGTCTTAATTTCATAATTTCCTTGCGGGGCAAGGACGCATTTGGTCGGCATCGCTCCCATGCGATTGTACAAGCGCCTCGGGCTTTGCCCCGGGTTATTCAATTACCACAAGGCGATGTGGAGTGTGGGCCGCATGATTTTGTGTTTTTATCCTCGGTGATACATGCCTTCGTTGAAGAATTGTTTCCCGGTATGAAAATCAAAGGCTGTTATCAGTTTCGAGTCACCCGCAACAGTGATTTGTTTGTTGACGAAGAGGCGGTGGATGATTTGCTCCGAGCGGTGCAAGGGGAGCTGGCGTCCCGACGTTATGGCGATGCTGTACGATTGGAAGTGGATGATCAATGTCCGGATGAGACCGTGAGTTTCCTGCTGGAGCGTTTTGGTATCACCGCCAGGGAGTTGTATTTGGTCAATGGGCCGGTGAATTTGAACCGGGTTACAGCCATAATCGATATTATTGATAACTCAGCACTCACGTATCCACCGTTCACACCCCACCTGCCGAAACCGTTAGTCGGCGGTGTGGACATGTTTACCGTGTTGGATGCGCAGGATATCTTGCTGCATCACCCTTATGAGTCCTTTGCTCCGGTGGTGGATTTGCTTAAGCACGCCGCAGTAGATGCGGATGTGTTAAGTATCAAACAAACCTTGTATCGGTCCGGTGCTGAATCGGTGTTTGTTGAGGCGTTGGTGGCTGCCGCCAGGGCCGGGAAGGAAGTGACTGTCGTGGTGGAGTTGCGAGCGCGCTTTGATGAAGAAGCCAATATTGGCCTGGCTAACCGTTTGCAGGAGGCCGGCGTGCACGTGGTGTACGGTGTTGTGGGTTACAAGACCCATGCAAAAATGTTGCACATCGTGCGGCGCCAAGGCAAGCAGTTAAAGCAATATGTGCATTTAGGAACCGGTAATTACCATTCCAGTACCGCTCGGTTGTACACGGATTACAGCCTGCTCAGTAGCAATAATAAACTGGGTAAGGATGTACACAGTGTATTTTTGCAACTCACCAGTTTGGGTAAAGTTCCCAGTATGCAAAAAATTCTACAAGCACCTTTTTCTTTGCATCAGTCCTTGCTCGACTTAATCGAACAAGAGATAAGCTTTATTGAACAGGGTTTACCCGGGCGCATTATCATTAAGGTGAACTCCTTAACTGAGCCAAGGTTGATTCGGGCGCTGTACAAGGCATCGTCTATTGGTGTGGAAGTGATATTGCTGGTGCGAGGATTGTGTTGTTTAAGGCCCGGCTTGCCGGGGGTGTCGGACAATATTCAAGTGCGTTCCGTGGTGGGGCGTTTTCTGGAACATACACGGGTATACTATTTTGAGAACAATGGTGACCCTAAGGTGTATTGTGCCAGTGCGGATTGGATGGACAGAAATATGTTTCAACGTGTGGAAGTGTGTTTCCCAATCGACACCAAACAACTAAAAGAGCGTGTTATCGGTGATCTGAATTTGTATCTGAGTGACAATTGTAATACCTGGTCACTGCAAAAGGACGGAACCTATGTTCGTGTGGAAAAGGACAAGGATGCGGTCGTGAGGAAGAAAAAGCGCAATGGCAAAGCCAAGGTTGAGGAGAAAACCGGGTTGTCGGCGCAGGCTGAGTTGATACAAGCAGTGACGCAGTACTAA
- the leuB gene encoding 3-isopropylmalate dehydrogenase, which translates to MTKKILILPGDGIGPEIVAEAVKCLQHLSAHAGLDIELLHGLVGGAAYDAHGKPLPDQTLQQALEADAILLGAVGAPQYEALDISVRPEKGLLGLRSELGLFSNLRPAILYPQLANASTLKPEVVAGLDLMIVRELTGGIYFGQPRGVRTLDNGERQGFNTLVYKESEIERIARSAFDIAMKRDKRVCSVDKANVLECTELWREVVSKVAQDYPEVSVSHMYVDNAAMQLVRAPKQFDVIVTTNMFGDILSDAAAMLTGSIGMLPSASLDAAGKGMYEPIHGSAPDIAGQGVANPLATILSVAMMLRYSLGEAELAQRVEQAVVSVLEQGLRTADIHQEGDQLVNTAQMGDAVVAALSAV; encoded by the coding sequence ATGACTAAGAAAATATTGATTTTGCCCGGTGATGGTATTGGGCCTGAAATCGTGGCCGAGGCCGTTAAATGTTTGCAGCATCTGAGCGCACACGCCGGGCTGGATATCGAGCTGCTGCATGGCCTGGTGGGGGGGGCGGCTTACGATGCACATGGTAAACCGCTACCCGATCAAACCCTGCAGCAGGCATTAGAAGCAGATGCCATATTACTTGGGGCTGTCGGGGCGCCCCAGTATGAAGCGTTGGATATTTCCGTGCGGCCGGAAAAAGGTTTACTGGGATTGCGTTCGGAGTTGGGTCTGTTTTCCAATTTGCGCCCGGCCATTTTGTATCCACAGTTGGCCAATGCTTCCACTCTCAAGCCTGAGGTGGTCGCCGGACTGGATTTGATGATTGTCAGAGAATTGACCGGAGGCATTTATTTCGGTCAACCGCGTGGCGTGCGCACCTTGGATAACGGTGAGCGTCAAGGATTTAACACCTTGGTTTATAAGGAATCGGAAATAGAGCGTATTGCCCGCTCCGCCTTTGACATTGCTATGAAGCGGGACAAACGGGTCTGTTCTGTGGATAAAGCCAATGTGTTGGAATGTACCGAGCTATGGCGTGAAGTGGTGAGCAAAGTGGCACAGGATTATCCTGAAGTAAGTGTATCCCACATGTATGTGGACAATGCCGCCATGCAGTTGGTACGAGCGCCCAAGCAATTTGATGTCATTGTGACCACTAACATGTTTGGTGATATTTTGTCCGATGCAGCCGCTATGTTGACCGGTTCCATCGGTATGTTGCCGTCGGCTTCGCTGGACGCTGCCGGAAAAGGTATGTACGAGCCCATACACGGTTCCGCACCGGATATTGCAGGTCAGGGCGTAGCAAATCCCTTGGCCACTATTTTATCTGTCGCTATGATGTTGCGCTATTCTCTGGGAGAAGCTGAACTGGCACAGCGGGTGGAGCAGGCCGTGGTTTCGGTCTTGGAACAGGGGTTGCGTACGGCCGATATACACCAGGAGGGAGATCAGTTAGTGAATACCGCGCAGATGGGCGACGCGGTTGTAGCCGCTTTGTCTGCGGTTTAA
- a CDS encoding aspartate-semialdehyde dehydrogenase: MAKEVDVAVVGATGAVGEAMVSILEQRQFPVRNLFLLASSRSAGSKVQFRGGYITVQDLAEFDFSQAQIGLFSAGGAISADYAPKAAAAGCVVVDNTAHFRYEDDIPLVVPEVNPDAIAAYTNRNIIANPNCSTIQMLVALKPIYDAVGIERINVCTYQAVSGTGKEAIEELAGQTAALLNAKEIKAEVYPKQIAFNVLPHIDVFKENGYTKEEMKMVWETQKIFDDAAILVNPTAVRVPVFFGHSEAVHIETREKISAKAARELLKKAPGVVVLDEHEPGGYPTAVTEAAGTDPVYVGRIREDISHPRGLNMWVVADNVRKGAALNSVQIAEILVNKHL; the protein is encoded by the coding sequence ATGGCAAAAGAAGTTGATGTAGCAGTGGTGGGCGCAACCGGAGCCGTGGGTGAAGCTATGGTATCTATATTGGAACAACGCCAGTTTCCGGTGCGAAACTTATTTTTGTTGGCCAGCAGTCGCTCGGCCGGTAGCAAGGTACAGTTTCGGGGCGGATATATCACTGTGCAGGATTTGGCTGAATTTGATTTCAGTCAGGCGCAAATTGGTCTTTTTTCCGCCGGGGGGGCAATTTCTGCAGATTATGCTCCCAAAGCTGCGGCAGCCGGCTGTGTTGTAGTGGATAATACGGCGCATTTCCGTTATGAGGATGATATCCCTCTGGTGGTTCCGGAGGTGAATCCCGATGCCATTGCTGCTTATACAAACCGCAACATTATTGCCAATCCCAATTGTTCCACCATACAAATGCTGGTGGCCTTAAAGCCTATCTATGATGCGGTAGGTATAGAGCGCATCAATGTTTGTACCTATCAGGCTGTTTCCGGCACCGGTAAAGAGGCTATCGAAGAGCTGGCGGGGCAAACAGCGGCGCTACTGAATGCCAAGGAAATCAAGGCCGAAGTTTATCCAAAACAGATAGCATTCAATGTCTTACCGCATATCGATGTATTCAAGGAAAATGGCTACACCAAGGAAGAAATGAAAATGGTGTGGGAAACTCAAAAAATATTTGACGATGCCGCTATATTGGTGAACCCGACAGCTGTGCGTGTGCCTGTGTTTTTTGGCCATTCCGAGGCGGTACACATAGAAACACGTGAAAAAATATCAGCAAAAGCTGCAAGGGAATTACTGAAGAAAGCACCCGGTGTCGTTGTTCTGGATGAACACGAACCCGGAGGCTACCCAACTGCAGTTACAGAGGCAGCCGGAACTGATCCGGTGTATGTGGGTCGTATTCGGGAAGATATATCTCACCCTCGAGGCTTGAATATGTGGGTGGTTGCAGATAATGTACGCAAAGGAGCAGCCTTAAACAGTGTACAAATTGCAGAAATATTGGTAAATAAGCATTTGTAA